The Etheostoma cragini isolate CJK2018 chromosome 22, CSU_Ecrag_1.0, whole genome shotgun sequence genome segment TGATgccattttgcagaggcacccgGGCTCTGTATGGTgcttagctccgcccaagataactgggattggtttaaagaaatgccaatgaaccagagcacgtttttcatCCATCCCGGAATGCagcgtggactagccagaccctcctccgcgccttggtggaggaaggtctagcaaaGCAAAACTAGACATTGTGTGAATCCTATTCAGCTCAGGCGTTTCCTTAAttcttctgttttccttttttaaatagctgACATCAAATAACTTAacataatatgtaaaataaaatgtttcctcTTTGTAAAAAAGGAAGCTCGACTCAGTGTGCCCACCCAAATTCCCGCTTCTGTGCCCCGGCGGCTCAGTGTCCCATCATCGACCCCCAGTGGGAGAGTGAGGAGGGGGTTCCCATTGATGCCATTATCTTCGGTGGCAGGAGGCCAGAGGGTTGgtgctgtttacattttttttttttgtactacaTGCGTACATAAGTAGCTGTGcattaaatgtgaaatgttgaaTTTGTCAGGAGTCCCACTAGTCTACGAGTCTTTCAACTGGCAACACGGAGTCTTTGTTGGAGCCTCCATGAGGTCTGAGGCCACGGCAGCTGCAGAGCATAAAGGTACACACTCACATACCTCATTTTCCTCTGGTCTAAATTCATCTAAATATATTAGTGATAAGGTGTTGAGTCAATATGAAGTTACTCTTGATAAAGCCAACTCTTTACTAGAATAACAAAGTGTTACATATTTTCCTGCAGGCAAGATGATTATGCACGACCCCTTTGCCATGCGGCCGTTTTTCGGTTACAACTTTGGCGACTACCTCGCTCACTGGCTGAGCATGGAGAGCCGAAAGGCCCCCACTCATCTACCCAAGATCTTCCATGTCAACTGGTTCAGAAAGGACCCCGCGAGCGGCGCCTTCCTCTGGCCCGGCTTTGGCGAAAACGCCCGCGCACTGGAGTGGATCTTCAAGCGCTGCGGCCGGGAGAGGGAGGACGAGGCAGCCAAGAAGAGCATTATTGGCTGGGTACCAGTAGATGGCGCCATCAACACTAAAGGTCTGAGCGGCAAGGTGGATATGGGTGCCCTGTTTGATGTGCCCAAGTCTTTCTGGCAGAAGGAGACGAAGGAGCTGAGAGCCTACTTCACCCAGCAGGTCGGAGCTGATCTGCCAGCACAGGTGGAGGCTGAGCTGAAGGCGCTGGAGGACAGAGTCCACAAGTAAAACCCTACTGACAGGAAGTGTATCAGGAAACCGAGAGGTAATAAGTGATGTCTCTGGATTCAGGTCATTAGGGTGAaagagatataaaaaaaagctaataatCTACAATGCAATAACTTTGGACATAACTTCACATTAATGCTGCAGCTGTGAGGGAAGGCTGCTGGTGGTAGGAGGGAGGTTTGACTCAACATGAAGGTTAGAGTTCTGTGATGTTGTCAAACTTGTCATGTAGAGAAGCTTATGTCACTACCTCCATTCACTGACCAGACCTGGCACAACCAACACGGCCTAGTGGCgccttttgacacatttgtcTGGTCTGGTGTCTAGGCTGCTAATGTTTACATGCTAAAGGCCAAAGATCTTTTCTGACAAAATTCTGACATAAACATATATTAAGATTTATCATTTACCACCAGGTCTTTTAATAAACTATTGACTCATGAAGGTTTCATGAAAtgcccttttttaaatttagttttatatCCCATTAAATAAATATCAGAAGTTAATTTACTACTCAAAACATTGTGGCAGATTTCCTGTGAGAATTACTATACATGAGTCATCTCGCAGCTTTTATGTTGTTTGTGATTAAATTGTTTGATTTCAGGTGACGTTTGCTCACAGTACGAGAAATGTTGGACCAATAAATGCGACTGAGATTAATTAAGTTGTATGTAATGGTTTTTATTACATTGCAATGAATAAATTCAAATTCTGAAAAAGACTGTCTCATGTTCATTTAATACAAATAGAAATGTGGGATACAAAATATATAAGAAACACAAAGGAGTACATGATATTAAACAAGCATACAAATCTGTAGATTACCACaattacacaaacatttcaatcttaaatataatattttatattgttaatgTGTACAGAACTGCTTCTGGTGTCAAGTTCACtataattaatgtaaatgtcCTTTACAATAGTTCCTATTTTGAGGTTTGGTACTTCCATTTGCACCGAACTGATGTAGATGTGCAGATTACCAACCACGCAACAACACCCTGAGCTCAGTCACAAATGTGAATTATagcaaatattaaaaatgatctGAGCTGCAGGATGTGGAGGCTTTGAGTTCCCCTTTATGtatctggggaaaaaagatgtctaaccctaaccctgtctTCCTATAATTAACATACAACTTATTGTATGAGTAAAACATGAAGTTATATAATGAATCCAACCTAAATGTTTTCACACAACACTCAATTTTTCTTCACTTGAGCGTAGAGATCCTCTGGGCCGTCAGCAGTCTGTGTTCGGCTGTCTGCTGTCTGGGACACTTTGACCTGTGCATACAGAGAGTCCTGCTGCTGTCCTCTGTCCTGCTCCGAGGACGAGGACGCTTCAGGGTTCTGCCTAGAGAAGTCAATCTCTCCATAATGGatgtcttcttctgttttgCTGGCTGGCTTTTGAAGACTCATCTCTTCACCTCTTTGACTCTGTGAATAATGTATCAGACAGGAAATGTTGTGAGCTGCTGGTTCCTTCCACATTAAATAACTACAGACTAAATGGCATCTCAGCCCTGAGGACAGTGTTAAATGACCCACTGTGTCACTGCTTAGAGGAAGTAAATCAGACGTGTGAAAAGTACAAAGGGCCCAAACTCTGAAGCTGCGTCTAGCTACCACGCTGTAAACAGATTAAACCAACATCCTGATAATTAATAAATGTGCTCTAACATCAGCCATTTTCAGATCCTAACTTAACTTAAACACTTCTTTACCTCTGCTGTGTGGGTTGGACAGTTTTGGAGGACCATTGCTCAAAGTTTCCAACCACAGTGTAACAGGTTCTTGTGTTTCTTGATATTTAACCTCTTAAAGAGTGTCCACTTAGTCCTAGGACCGACGCGTTCACATATTTTAGAGGACACAGTTACTGTAAAGGAAGTAAAATATCTACCTCGCACAGTTCAGTACTGTACACTGAAGTTTAGTATTTTCCCACCTGAGCCTGTTGAAGAGTTTGACGTTTCGTCTTGAACCCCCTGGAAGACATTAGAGAGCTttcaaggcaaggcagctttatttctaaagcacatttcagcaacagggcaattcgatgctttacaaaaaaagattaaaataataaaagttacagtgcagtgcaaGAAATTAATCATTAAAGGCTCATCATCAATCATTTTTGGCTGCTAGTATAGGAGAGTATGTGCTGCTGCCCCACACACGTTGTTGGGGCGCAATAgccattttgtggaaacccagACTTGTTGACCAGTAAGGGCCCTGCAGgatcatgtgactttgtactCCAGTTACCCATAACCAAGAGTGGAATTAATTCTCtttacactacaatatagtTGTCACTATAAGGCTTAATTAATGTTCACTAATTTGCTATATCTTGAATGGCTCCAACGGTTTCTTGTAAATTTTACCATAAAATCTATGTCACACCTGCGTTAGAGAAATTCtcagacatttatttgtttcctgttcagAAATACCCCCAGAAGGGCCACATCCCTAGTCTCACaaattgttaacaaaaacaacccaaatgGTACCAAATCACTTAGTTCACTTGAATGGTAGTTTCAACTAACAATAATTGTTTCCCCATGTCGTTGCTCAATCAATGAACtattttgtggaaacccaaactttgttgaccaatacgGTAGCAATCTAGAGCCAGAACCATATTACTTTACTAGCTACATTTAGAATAGTCTAATCAAGTCATGGAATTTTGACCTTACCCTTGCTGACTGTCATACAGTTTCATTAAAAATCAACTTCAGTATAAGAAATGAgcaataatttaaagaaaggcaacatcaaaaagaaaggttgCTAGCCTTGATTTAAAGAGCTGGGAGTTGGGGCGGACCTGCAGTtctctgggagtttgttccagatatgtggagcagaagaaactgaacgctgcttcccccctgtttagttctaactctggggacagaaagcagatgtgtcccagatgacctgagagttCTGGGGGGGTTCAGATCAGACATGCATTTTAGCCCTAAACCATTTAGTGATTTTTAAACCAGCAGAagaattttaaaacatttaaaattaattctTTGAGGGACCAGAAGCCAGTGTAAAGGCTTCAGAACTGCAGTGAAGTATAATTATACTGTGATAAACAGACAGTATAAGGACTGATGGCACAGATATTTGAGAGATTAGAGATTAAAGTAAAGACACAGATCAGGTTGTCTAAACAACAAATCAGTTAATCACTAAAAAcatcagctgtttttatttgtgattcTTACCAAACGCTGACAGCAAGGaagatgatgacgatgatgatgaagatgaagatgatccCTCCAACAGATGAAGCCCATATTAGAGAGCTATCAGAGTTTTCTGGTCATAGAAAAACGAAACCAAGTGactcaaagaaaacacaggttGAATGCAGACATGTAACATAACAGATGCAACCATTAATTGAACAGAACCATTTAAATGCAATGAAGAAGGTTCTATAAAAGAAACTaacaaaaatccaaacaaagtaagcaaagcaaaaacagaaaagggaagagagcaaattacataaaaataagCAAATTCAGTTCAGTTCTGTATTTACCTGCAATCTTCAAATGAATCCAAGATGACGTCTGATTACCGAGATCATTTGTGGCCACACAGTAATAAACTCCATCTGTCACCCTGGTCACATTGAAGCTGTAAAAGTCTCCTTCAGTTACACGGAGGTCTCCATCTTTGCTGTTCTTGAACCAGCTGAAGCTGGGGGGGGGCTTGGCTCTGCTGGAGCAGGTCAGGTTCACCCAGCTACCTGCTGACACCAAACCTGATGGACTGATGGACACTGAGGTGTTCTTGGGAGCATCTGAGGAAAATGTGAGATTAACtttattcattaaaatcagcacaTGATGTTCTGACAGGATCCAATAACTAACACAGGTTGTCTTACATGAGACACTGAGAGTCTTTGTCTCCTCTGCTGTCTTGACTCCTCTTCCTTCATTCACAGGATATGTGGCATTACAGCTGATGGTGAGTCCATCATGTGTGTCTGACAGAGCGATGGTCTTCTGGATTTTAGTTGTGAAGGTCCGATCTGTGTTCTCCTCTTTGTTGTTGTGAGGGTCTGGTTGGAGATTCCAGGTGAGTTTAGGAGGGGAGTGTGGACAGGGAGTGGGAGCTGAGCAGCTTATAGTGACAGACTCCTTCTCCTTCAGATCACCTGGGACCTCAATTCTGGGCCTCGGGGGGGAATCTGGAGTTTTAAAACAGACATTAAGAGTACACTGAGAAATAGATCAGAAATGACTAACCtacttacatttaaacattgtCTAAATGCCATAGCTGACATTTTGTCCTGAAACTGCAAAAAGTATATAAGGTAAGCATTTGAgatgctttaaaatatttttaatattctaaAATGTGACCATATTAATGTCAAAGTGTAATAATAGACTCAATGTTTGATTGGAATTCAAATTTATGTCCAAGTAAAAATATgtgtttggagaaagaaaagaggtgaAATCAGTTTCAGTTTGGGCCTAAACAATAACATAATAGActgatttataaaacaaaagtaatttacCTCTAACTGTTATTTGAAGAGGATCACACTCAGCTGTTGCCAGAAATGGTCTGTTCTCTATTCTGAAGtagtatgtgtctgtgtaacttGGGATTAAACTAGAAAACAAGGTGGTGCATTGTTTCTGACTCAGGTCTCCAGTAATATTCATTGGATAGGTGGTAACTCTCCCACTACTGTTGAATATAATATTacttatatttttgttaaatgtgtacTCCTTTTTAATCCACACTCCAAAGGTTGGTCTTGCGCTGCTGAAGTCCTGATCTGGTTTAGAACTAAAGTTACATGGGATTAGCAGACAAGATCCACTCAGTGCTTCCAGGTTCTTTGGTGCAGTAATGTTGAGGGCTGGCTCTCTATAACAAACAGCCAGAGCACCTGTGAAACAGACTCATGATGAACAAACTGTGGAGTAAAATCTGCATGAAACACAAACTACAACTCAGCAGCAGCATGTTATATCATGTTTCCTTCTAACAAAGTcagaataaaacatttcactttgcaGTCAGGACATGAACAGTTGGAAAAAGGAACATCTCCAAATAAAAGAGAGTGAACAAACAGCTGACCTGAAACAAAGAAGACACTCAGCAACATGTTGGCTGTCACCATTTTCACAGACTGGACTGCAATGACACTCATCATctggatttgaaaaaaagtacttttcaatattttaatcgAAGCATCTTTTAAACAAAGAATTCAGGTTCTGTTAAATCCATCTCAGATTCTCACTTTCATGAAAAGCAGCAACATAAGAAACTCTCTGGGTTAAAAAGTTCAGACATAAAAAGCAGTAACATTTGACCTTACCAAACGAGCCCGCAGCTGATATGAATTGACTGGAACACCGCAAAAACACGAAGTCTTCACCCTTCCTCTTCGCAACCTGGAAGTGAAAAAGTCAACTTTTGTGACATCTTGAGCTCATCATGGTGAAAAGAACGTATTTATTCTCAAAGATTATTTATAACACGACTCACTGAAAGCCTGTATGTCTTCTAATGTGAGAGCAGTTGTTGCTACACTGTGTTGTGGCTGTATGATTTCTGGTGATGtccacacacagcacacagtaTGTGAAATGTTGGTCCAATAAATACGACTGAGATTAACAGTTATTTTAGAAGTTGTATGTcaaggtttttatttcaatgcAATGAACAAATATCCACAAATACAGAAACTGTCTCATGATCATTTAATACGAATAGAAATGTGGGATAAGAAACACAATAGATAAGTACATGATATTAAACACtccttgttaaaacatttataaaatatcacatttaatctttacttttaataatatGTGCACAGAAGTGCTTCTTGTGTCAAGTTCATTCTCCTGTCGTCATTTAGAAAGTTCCTTATTTCGAGCTCTGGGACTTGTATCTGCAAAATCATTTTCTTGTCCAAGCTCCAGTATTTTTTACTACATTATctgatgtaaacaaaaataatcttgtACAAACTAAAACATAAGTTGTATTATGAATCCAACCCAAATGGATCACAAACACTCATTTTTTAGTAGAGATCCTCTGGGCCGTCAGCAGTCTGTGTTCGGCTGTCTGCTGTCTGGGACACTTTGACCTGTGCATACAGAGACTCCTGCTGCTGTCCTCTGTCCTGCTCTGAGGACGAGGACGCTTCAAGTCTCTGCTTGGAGAAGTCCATCTCTCCATAATGGatgtcttcttctgttttgCTGGTTGGCATTTTCTTCCCCCTTTTGACTCAGTGAATGATGTATCAAACAGGAAATGTTGTGAGCTGCTGGATCCTTCTGATTCCAAATTACAATCTCTGATCTGTTACCTTCTCTGTTTTAATGGAACTGGTGTATAGAATACATTGCTCTTACTCTGATTGGTCGACACACTCACCTGTCACTATTCAGGGAGTCAAGGGcagtaaaacaatacattttcatacaaaaagatgaataaataactgttGAGTTGGGGATTTATTGTTGTGGAATTATTATGTAAAGTCTTCAAAAAGCCACTTTAGTTTCAGGCTGAAGGGGTGGCAGCAGCAACGAGTCTCCATACTCTATTGATCTGGAGATAGTGAGTATGACATATTTTGATGTCGTGTACAACCCCAGGGGGGtaacaaattcaaaaatatggacttaatgtgtaaatgtagttaAGACAAACGATGAATCTGCATGTTGTGTATCAATCAACACAAGGGAAGATATTCCTACAGCTGAAATCCATCAAGGTCTTATGTTGGGGTCTAAAATTTTAGTGGTCCAGGTAGATAAAGGTCTGGATGATCTACGTGCAGAATTACATATTTTCAAGCATGCAACTAACAGTATAGTGCATTTAGATCAGGAAACATTGTCTAGTGTGATAACTGACTGAACTGGTAAAGTTACGTTGACAACAAAACCCAGCCAACAAAGTTCCCTTTTTTACTTCTAGTTCTCAGCTCCGGTCCACCAGCCACACACAgatatatttgtatttcattt includes the following:
- the LOC117938263 gene encoding sialic acid-binding Ig-like lectin 12; amino-acid sequence: MMSVIAVQSVKMVTANMLLSVFFVSGALAVCYREPALNITAPKNLEALSGSCLLIPCNFSSKPDQDFSSARPTFGVWIKKEYTFNKNISNIIFNSSGRVTTYPMNITGDLSQKQCTTLFSSLIPSYTDTYYFRIENRPFLATAECDPLQITVRDSPPRPRIEVPGDLKEKESVTISCSAPTPCPHSPPKLTWNLQPDPHNNKEENTDRTFTTKIQKTIALSDTHDGLTISCNATYPVNEGRGVKTAEETKTLSVSYAPKNTSVSISPSGLVSAGSWVNLTCSSRAKPPPSFSWFKNSKDGDLRVTEGDFYSFNVTRVTDGVYYCVATNDLGNQTSSWIHLKIAENSDSSLIWASSVGGIIFIFIIIVIIFLAVSVCDTVGHLTLSSGLRCHLVCSYLMWKEPAAHNISCLIHYSQSQRGEEMSLQKPASKTEEDIHYGEIDFSRQNPEASSSSEQDRGQQQDSLYAQVKVSQTADSRTQTADGPEDLYAQVKKN